The nucleotide window GGGCACTTCCCCTCGCAGGATGATCCGCTGACGCCGGGCCTCCACCGCCGGATCCGGCACCGGGACCGCGGAGAGCAGGGCCTGGGTGTAAGGATGCAACGGGTTCTCATATAGCTCGATCCGATCCGCCAGCTCGACGATCTTCCCCAGATACATCACGGCCACCCGGTCGCTGATGTGCCGGACCATGGCCAGGTCGTGGGCGATGAACAGGTAGGTCAGGTGGAAACGCTCCTGAAGCTCCTGGAGGAGGTTCACGATCTGAGCCTGGATGGAGACGTCCAGAGCGGAGATGGGCTCATCACACACGATGAAATCCGGCTGCAGGGCCAGCGCCCGGGCGATGCCGATACGCTGGCGCTGCCCGCCGGAGAACTCGTGGGGATAGCGGTCGGCGAAGATGGGATTCAGCCCCACCAGACGCAGCAGCTCCTCCACCCGCTCCCGTGCCTCCTTCCCCCGGGCGATGCCGTGGATCTCCAGGGGCTCGGCGATGATCTGGCCCACGGTCATGCGGGGGTTGAGGGAGGCATAGGGATCCTGGAAGATGATCTGCATGCGGCGCCGCATGCGCCGCAGCTCCCTGCCCTTCAGCTGCGTCAGGTCAACGCCATCGAAGACCACATGGCCTCGCGTCGGCCGGTGCAGCTGCAGGATCGTCCGGCCGACGGTCGACTTCCCGCAGCCTGACTCCCCCACCAGCCCCAGGGTCTCGCCACGCCGGATCTCGAAGGAGACCCCATCCACCGCGTGGACGTAGCCGATGGTTCGGGTGAAGATGATCCCCCGGGTGATGGGGAACCACTTCACCAGGTTTTCCACCCGGAGCAAGACCTGTCCGTTCCGATTCACCGCGGCCTCCCGGTCTGAACATCCACCCAGCATGCCATGCGATGGTTCGGTGCGATCTCCTCCAGTCGGGGGTTCTCTTCCCAGCAACGATCGAAGGCGTAGGGGCAACGCGGGGCGAAGGGACAACCGCTCGGCAGCTCGAGCAGATCCGGAGGCATCCCATCGATGGATACCAGCCGCCGACGCTCCCGCCGGTCCAGCCGGGGGAGGGACCCGAGCAGCCCCAGGGTGTAGGGGTGTCGGGGGTTGTGATAGAGCTCCAGGACTGGGGCTTCCTCCACGATGTAGCCGGCATACATGACGGCCACCCGATGGGCCAGCCCGGCCACCACCCCCAGATCGTGGGTGATCCAGATAATGGCCATCCCCAGCTCATCCCGAAGCCGCTTGACCAGATCGATGATCTGAGCCTGGATGGTCACGTCCAGCGCGGTGGTGGGCTCATCGGCGATGAGGATCTGCGGGTGGCAGGCCAGGGCCATGGCGATCATCACCCGCTGGCGCATCCCACCGGAGAATTGATGGGGGTAATCGTTCAGGCGCTCCGCGGCGTTCGGGATTCCCACCATCTGGAGGAGCTCAATGGCCCGCTGGCGCGCCTCGTGGGGAGACATGTTGAGATGGGTCTCCAGGACCTCGGTGATCTGC belongs to Thermoflexus sp. and includes:
- a CDS encoding ABC transporter ATP-binding protein, which produces MLGGCSDREAAVNRNGQVLLRVENLVKWFPITRGIIFTRTIGYVHAVDGVSFEIRRGETLGLVGESGCGKSTVGRTILQLHRPTRGHVVFDGVDLTQLKGRELRRMRRRMQIIFQDPYASLNPRMTVGQIIAEPLEIHGIARGKEARERVEELLRLVGLNPIFADRYPHEFSGGQRQRIGIARALALQPDFIVCDEPISALDVSIQAQIVNLLQELQERFHLTYLFIAHDLAMVRHISDRVAVMYLGKIVELADRIELYENPLHPYTQALLSAVPVPDPAVEARRQRIILRGEVPSPVNPPSGCRFHPRCPIAQEICKHVEPEWREVRPGHWVACHLAA
- a CDS encoding ABC transporter ATP-binding protein; the protein is MPPLLDVRNLEVRFFTRDGVVHAVNGVSFQLHEGETLGIVGESGSGKSVTMLSILRLIPQPPGRITKGEVLFQGVDLLKLDEADIRRIRGSKIAMVFQDPMTSLNPVLTIGRQITEVLETHLNMSPHEARQRAIELLQMVGIPNAAERLNDYPHQFSGGMRQRVMIAMALACHPQILIADEPTTALDVTIQAQIIDLVKRLRDELGMAIIWITHDLGVVAGLAHRVAVMYAGYIVEEAPVLELYHNPRHPYTLGLLGSLPRLDRRERRRLVSIDGMPPDLLELPSGCPFAPRCPYAFDRCWEENPRLEEIAPNHRMACWVDVQTGRPR